In Xiphophorus hellerii strain 12219 chromosome 8, Xiphophorus_hellerii-4.1, whole genome shotgun sequence, the genomic window tctgtgaaataaaaatatcttttccCACAATATAAAGTGTTAAAGTGTTAATGTATGTATATATGCATGTATGTTTGTATTAAATAGTGgagaaaataacttaaattgTTAAGCAGATTACTTGTTTTTAGcagtgagataaaaaaaaatcccagaaatcAAGATGGGGTTGTGAGAACGCCACAAAATGGCAGTTAGCAGGAAATGTCAGGATATGtactttcattatttatttacagcctTTGTACTGAGAAGGAACCAAAGAGAATATGCTTAAAAATGACATCCCGTTAGGTTTCCTTATGCATATCCTTATAGTTAACCATGTATTATACAGTTTCCTTAACGTTTAATATTAGAAACAGGTATTATCTCATGAAACATGAGATATTATTAAACATGGCAGCATTACCTTGCAGCAAAAatgtcctgggttcaaatcctaGTCTGGGGTTTTGCTAtatagagtttgcatgttttccctggTCAGGCATGGATTCTATCTGGGTACTACTGCTTCCTCCCAGAGTCAAAAAACAGGTTATGTTTGTTAGGTTGAAAGGTTCCTCTAATCTGTCATTAGGTATGAGGGTGTGTAtgtattgttgtttgttttgtttgtctctgtgttgtcctgtgaaTGACTAACTACCTGCCCAGGGTGTTCACCATCTCTTCCCCAATAACTGCTGGGTATAGGCAACCACCTATCTTTAGTTGCCTGTAAATATTAGCAGGAATTGTCAATGAATGGATGTACAATGCCATcttattaaaccaaaataataaaGGTCAAGGTCCAAGGTCAGAGAAGGTTAAAGCATTGGCACAAAACCTCCTGTGggagacaatttttttttgtgcgcaAAGAAATTAagtacaaaacaaagaaagctgTGATAGTATCAATGGAGGAGAAAATGACAAGCACCCAAATATAATTCATTGACTTGAATGAGTTAAATTTAGTGTCATAAAATCAACCAAAACCATTTGTTGTCCAAATAAGTCATACTTTCCATTTGACTTTGATTAGAAATAATTTAGGAAAATGTAGATTGAGCTTACGTATATAACACCAATCCAGGCATTAAGTGCAATTATTCAGATTATCTGACAAGGAAGCCTCTAAAGTCCCTTTGTAGATTTTCCAGGTGTCTTTCATTGGAAACAAAGCCAGAGAAAAACCCAGAACTCGTTGGGAGGAAATTGGCCTTTCGTCCTATGAATGGCTTGGATTACATTTGAAGGAGTTGGAAAATGTTGCAGGTGGTGTGGCATGGTAGGGTTTCCATCCTAGAGCTCATATTTCagtaaaagtaactaaaaaaacTAAGATCTCAGGATAGACAGACTATAGTAACATATTTAAGTCGCTCTTTATGGATTTATACTTCCTTTAAAAACCCATAAGAGTGCAttattaaaagtatttgataGTTTTGTTCTACAATTTTCTGCAATTAATATATTTCAGAGCACTGAAAAAAAGGCCACTCAGAGatattcttttcatttatttaatttttattctccTAGGTTGGGGGGACATACCTCCCCTGGCATTCCCATGTAAAGAGATGTCATGACAAACACATCCAACCAAATGAGAGACAGTGAATATTTTTCCAGTCcatacataaaatacatttatttacttcGTACTGGATCACCAGCATCCATAAGTCCCACACAGTATCCATCTGTGTTATTAAATATAGAGAGATAACATCTATGAAGGGATTTATTTACTGTACATGTGAGAGAGGGGGGCTTGGCAGAAAGGGTTTAGCTTATAGATGAAAAGAGTGGTGTTGGTGGGGAGCAGCATCAAGTCTTATCTGCAGTGTCCTCACCTCCTCCCTCTTGTCTACATGATGCCACAGGAGGACAACGGGTTGGCAATCTGGCAGGTGCAGGCTGACTGGCAGTATTGACGCACAGTCTGGTAGCAGCTGCGGTCGGCCTCCCCGCCCCACTGCACGGGCCCATTGGGGTCGGAGGGCAAGCGGCTCAGAATGCTGGTGTTGATGGCCAGAGCAGCGAGGCCATAGTCAGTGAACAGCACCGTTTCGCGCCGACATGTGGGGCAAGAGATGAACTTGTACTTGGGACATGATTCGTAGAGGATTTGCAGGCACTCCTCACACACCGAATGCAGGCAGGAGAGGATCCGCGGACGCTTCCCCGCAAAGTTGTATGTGTGACCACAGGTGGGGCATTCCAGGGGCTCGCACGGCATGACGGGGCCTGAAGATGAGGACgaggaagtggaggaagaaGTGGAGGAGGAACGGAGCACGTACTGGTTGACTATGACATCTTCCATCTTGTAGTGGAACTGGTGGTAGCAGATTTCATTGGCACTGGTTTTGCGCTGCGCCAGGAAGCTGTGTTCCCTGCGCATCAGTGGGGCCGGAGGAGACACCATTGGCCTGGGAGATGGTGCTATGTCCAGTGTCAGGTCACTGCAGGCCTGGTTGACAATAATTTCACCCTCACCACCACCATCCCACGCCACTCTTGGAGCTGGGGCATACCGAGGTTGGGTGACTGGAACAGGGCACTCTCTGGGAAACTTCTCCGATTGGATGATCTTGACTGTGTCCATGGGGATGGCCAGCGGCTGACGCCTGAGGCAGGACATTCGCAAGGCTTTGGAGTTCTGAGATAGATGGGCTGTAGCTCTAATCAGCGCTGGACACTCCTTGCTCTTGCACAAGGGGAAGAAGATTAATATCCTCCGTTGAAGTCAGCCATTAGACGGGACATGGGGACGGATGGATGCCTCCATGTTCCCTTCAACGATCTCCCCTTCAAGGTGCTTCTGTCAGTCTGAGTGTCAATGAATGAAAGAACTCAGCCAACACTACATGTACCTCAAACTCTGTAACAGCAAACCtattataatataaataaacttataATTATTGTATATTATTTAACAGTCTAGTTCACAGAACTTGATAAATATTGACTATATGCAGTcagatttttgtgatttaaCAGTACTTAGGTTGGTGTTCCTGTGTTCCCTCTGATATCTACAAAGTACACAGGAATTGTAAATACTTCAGCACTAAGATATGTTTTCAATCACTGCACCCAGATGGTcaatacacatacatacacaacACAGGTTAAGAATTTTTAAATTCACTCAGTATGTTGACTACAGGCAGTTCATAAAAGTCAAAAAGTATTAGCAATTTATCCTGTGACTTGCAAAacgaaacacattttttctcactTAAACAACTATtgaactttgtgtgttttggctATGTCAGATGTTGACTTGAGTATGtaagaaagataaaaagaaaaaaagaaagaaaaaaggcccttctgtctgtctctgctgtTGCTCCAGTTTGATCAGAAGAGCTTGTTTTACCCCTTTTCTTAGTTTCTTGATAGCAGTAGGGAGGAGGTCTTTTTTGTATAATGCTCCAGAGATGTGTTGGAACAGCGCTTTGAATTTTTCACAGGTGGGATTGACGAACTTCTTTGTATTTAAACTCTCAGACAGTCATCATAACTATGCAGAAGGGAAAATAGCAGTTTTACAGATGCCTCTATGGTGTTTCCTTTTTCAGTGTGACAGATTCCTTTGGTCCATTTATctgtgaaaagtgaaaatgaaaaagtgttAGTTCTAgcttacaaaaaacaacaacatattgaTAAAGTGCTTTAAACCTTTTTGAAAGATGTTATGTTGCAATCCCAAAAATCACTGTATTTTGCATGACCAATAAATTAGTTCATAATTgtaaagaggaaggaaaataataaatataacttattacagaaataaaatctaaaaagtgtggcatttaTAGGTATTCAGCTCCCTTTCCTATGATTCCgctaaataaaattttgttcaATCAATAACTTTCAGAAACCACCATAAAATGTTCCAAGTTTTAACACCACaaagcactttgtttttttatttcaatttttgaaGATGAAAATTTCATGATTAATAAAAATCATGACGATTTTGAAATGGTTTGTACTAATTTAATatggtttatttttgattttataacTCACACCTACTTTTTGACCCACATTGTACCCTATTTAGAAATCAAAATAGGGTCAATAGAGttcctaaaaataataataatttaattcaatttcatCTTCTCCTGTGCAGCCAATAAAACACACGAGTgctttcaattatttttttgcacaaaataaaaaagtaaaataaaataaaaataaacgcTCTaaagatcaaaacattttatttttaataatttgtattAAGCTTGGGATTCTCTATTCTTTATGTAGCCCAGATAGTAAAAACATAAGAGATGAATAAGATAATAAATAGCAAGGATAAGTTCAtccttttatttcaattaacaTTTCAAAGTTCATATAAAgttagtaaaaatatgtttgcattgtttaaaataagttatctTTACTTTGAGGGGAATTGCCAGCGAAAATTGTATTTTCCTACAGGAGCACGGTCTTTGAAGGTAGCACAggtggaagagaaaaaaacagcgaagaagaaaaagaagaatttgtTGAGCGAGAGAGGTGATAGCAGAGTTAGCTGGTTTCGAAGTGAGTAAGCTCAGACTTATCGTAAGGAGAAGTTATAAGATAAAGTATGCAAGTTAGCAGGACACAGTAGAGTTTCAACGAGAAGCTGTCGGACtgtatgtttgtttctttgccgCCGTATTTACTCGAGAGGTAGAACGAAGCTAACCTAGCTGTTCGCTAACATGGGCTAATGTAGGCCGCTGTTTGGCTGCTAGAGTGGAACTTAAAGGGCTACAGAAGATCGTTACCGGACTGGATAACGAGAGACGGACTCCAGATAGTCGCTCTGAGCGCCCGCGTCGCTCAGAGTACCTCTGGCAACGTGGGAACTGAGGGCCAGTAGATGTGGAGCACGTGGAAACCACACAACTGCATCACTCCTGAACTGCTGTTTCTTCGGATCGCTTTGAGGTTCTTCTGGACACAGGACGAAGTATTGCCCGGATTCATCTGTGGAAAATCACGATTACACAAGGTactgagttgtactttaatatatatatatatatatatatatatatatatatatatatatatatatatttttttttttacccctccagggggtcttttttgtgggctctagtgtcccttatgtgatagtaggctgacaggaaacagggaaggagaggggggaagacatgcggcaaatgtcgaaCCCGCGACTGCCGCGtcgaggcctccaaatacgggtcgcgctacgccaccacggcacgccccgtaCTTTAATATTTGAGGCTGTGGACCGTGGAGTCGGTGGGTCTCCTACATTCATGAGGATCTGAACAGGCCTGCAACGTAGGATATATTTTCTGCCGGCATTAGGTTTAGTTTTACAGTAGTGGGTTATATAACTGGTGTTTTACACTGTATATGCAGATTCATTGTGCGGTTGGAACAATGctctgtttttttggttttttctgtttgcctaATTAAAGGAGGGTTACTATGGTCTACTTTACATGGTGTGTAGTGTAATTTACTGTAGTATTGTTCAATGTTGATTGATCCAAAAGCATTAAAGAGATATTCATATTAAATAGTAGAGAGTATACTGAAGCAAAGAACCCAAAACTCACTTATTTACTAACATTGATAACTCCCAAGATTTATAAATTTTGAAGCATTGTTGGCCTAAGTTATTCCAGAAGGCACAAACAAACAGTGAGACAATGCTATTCCACACTCCATAAAAGATACTCCACACTAATAATGAGACCTGAAAACATTTCAGGCATATTTAAGATGAATAATTTGTAATCAAGGCTCAAAACTAGAAAGTTTAGTTTGAAAAAGTACAGAATCTTTCAATAAGAACTATGTCAGACCCCTGCGTATGTATGGCAGGAGCTGACATCACTGGTcatcatatttgttttttttaatcttccttCCAGTTGAAAATTATGGgctactttttgttggtttagCTCATGAAATCCACATGAGCTAAACATgacatgtaaaaatgtgaacatgttTTACAAGCAACTGTAAATACATCAAATTTCCTGTTTGACTGAACATCTTTGTTTTATCGCCTCATACGGTAGGCGAGCATTTAATTAATtaggggaaaatgttttgttccatTTCCTGTTCCATCTTGGCCTCTGCTCAACTTTGCCTCTTTAAATATGAGAGATAATAACCATGTAGCTACACTCTGGAGGCAGTCTGGGAGCATGCCGTTCTATTGACACAGCACATAACATTAATTTGCTGCCAAGTCGGAAGATTATAATCACAAATTGCTCAGGGTTGGTCTGAAGTAGTTTTAAAGGGCAATTACTTTGTGTATTTCCTTGTTCTGTCAACAAAACGGAAAGAAGtagagtgaaaacaaaacacattttcctacAATGAAATGTCTACTGACCACCTTAAGCATGTGTATCAAGGCATTGCAatctttgtgaaaaaaatgtgatcattttacTATTTAATATGACTCTCTAGGGTAAATTATAAAGCAGTGCTTCACCTTCTGGCTGAAAGAGGTTTCTTGCACAAGACAGACAAAGTTTGTCACATATCTATTAAAGAACTGATGAATGCCTGGCTACCTCAGCATACAACCCCACAAAttaaccagaaaacaaaatctttttatacTTCAGCTACGTATACACAATATTtctcagttttagttttttatggatttaataaacctttaaataaattggattgcagagattttctttctcttgaaaacattttggtcTATTAATGTTTTGATTCTTTAGAAACCCATGATGAAAAACCATGTATAATTTATTCCATTaactagaaataaaaaaacaacatttttcttttttgggggggcgtTGAGAACAAATTGATAGATTATAATATTATGGTTtagtcatttgaaaaatcaGCAGTGCTGTTGTTTGTCAGTACAAAATGTAGCATCCAGGGCTAGACTAAAGAAAATGTTAGATATGTGTTTATAATACATGCTCCATTTCATCTGTTTGTGATGAATTAGTACATGGAACAGCAACTTCGATATGTTGAGAAGAAACATCGGCTCCTACAGTCGCAGAGCATCTAAATATAATATAAGaagccattttttttgtttctctttaccTCTGATTTCTTTGaccacaaagaaaga contains:
- the rnf208 gene encoding RING finger protein 208 codes for the protein MSCLRRQPLAIPMDTVKIIQSEKFPRECPVPVTQPRYAPAPRVAWDGGGEGEIIVNQACSDLTLDIAPSPRPMVSPPAPLMRREHSFLAQRKTSANEICYHQFHYKMEDVIVNQYVLRSSSTSSSTSSSSSSGPVMPCEPLECPTCGHTYNFAGKRPRILSCLHSVCEECLQILYESCPKYKFISCPTCRRETVLFTDYGLAALAINTSILSRLPSDPNGPVQWGGEADRSCYQTVRQYCQSACTCQIANPLSSCGIM